A region of Sulfurimonas sp. DNA encodes the following proteins:
- a CDS encoding EscU/YscU/HrcU family type III secretion system export apparatus switch protein, with product MRKAAALRYNKDKESAPRVIAKGKGETAQNIIKIAELHNLPIKKDEDLIELLSKVELDKEVPAELYKAVAEVFSFIYKVSKK from the coding sequence ATGAGAAAAGCAGCCGCACTTAGATATAACAAAGACAAAGAATCCGCACCTCGTGTTATAGCAAAAGGAAAAGGTGAAACTGCACAAAACATCATAAAAATTGCCGAGCTTCACAACTTACCAATCAAAAAAGATGAAGACCTCATCGAGCTTCTCTCAAAAGTAGAACTAGACAAAGAAGTCCCAGCAGAACTGTATAAAGCAGTAGCAGAGGTTTTTAGTTTTATTTATAAGGTATCAAAGAAGTAG
- a CDS encoding addiction module protein: protein MMAFKQEQLFDEIDILPIDLKTEIVDKILASIVPANTSIDPLWIEEVNKRKIDIETNRVSLVDGDEVF, encoded by the coding sequence ATGATGGCTTTCAAACAAGAACAACTTTTCGATGAGATAGATATTTTACCAATAGATTTAAAAACTGAAATTGTTGATAAAATATTAGCAAGTATCGTTCCTGCAAACACTTCGATAGATCCACTATGGATAGAAGAAGTAAATAAAAGAAAAATTGATATTGAAACTAACAGAGTATCTCTTGTTGATGGAGATGAAGTTTTTTAA
- a CDS encoding BrnT family toxin — translation MNYNFEWDPTKAKSNLSKHNISFEDATSIFKDKKSISLFDESHSEDEERWATIGLDMKTRTLVVIHTYISVNEKTYNIRIISARKATKNEIKFYNEG, via the coding sequence ATGAATTATAATTTTGAATGGGATCCAACAAAAGCAAAAAGTAATTTATCTAAACATAACATTAGCTTTGAAGATGCAACCTCAATTTTTAAAGACAAGAAGTCAATCTCCCTTTTTGATGAAAGCCATAGTGAAGATGAAGAACGATGGGCCACTATTGGATTAGATATGAAAACCAGAACACTTGTTGTTATTCATACTTATATTTCAGTAAATGAAAAGACTTATAATATAAGAATTATAAGTGCAAGAAAAGCAACAAAAAATGAAATAAAATTTTATAATGAAGGATAA
- the polA gene encoding DNA polymerase I, producing MSKVVTVIDTFGFFFRSFYALPQHLKNKDGFPTGLLTGFTNFISTLQKQHDSDYIIFAIDTKGPTFRNEIDPNYKANRKPPPEELSMQLPVAIEWIEKMGYKTLGKVGFEADDMIATVVKLAKEKEYKVRVVSHDKDLYQLIEDDKVVVIDAIKRKNMDEDACFLKYGITPKQFIDYQSILGDSADNVPGVKGIGKVGAEKLLVLYKTLDSIYTHIDEIKPPGVQKKLKESHESAYMSKELVTLKNDVLDSIDFEEYKMDVENPFLNIYDELVKYEQNAVLRVIHAKNMVSDEVKTQVKAEVAQETQSKNLEFKATLVSEVSQLQKILDSLTPETIVAFDTETTGLDYDKNSLVGFSFCFNDEEAFYVPFAHFYLGVPEQISKEVVASAMRKIFNSKVVGHNIKFDLHFVTRFLNENDLDVYADSMILAWLINSESALGLDKLSDKLLNHKMVAFKDTVKKGETFASVELEDATKYAAEDAYITLKLFYLLNEKLELQDASHLIDYSKKVEVPFINTLLDMEKDGIRVDSSFLEEFLKEVKVTLSKLTKDIYALAGSEFNINSTKQLGVILFEHLGLPVGKKTKTGYSTDEKVLSSLKDKHEIITSLLEYRETYKLYSTYIEPLLKLSALDKDSRIHTSFVQTGTATGRLSSKNPNLQNIPARTAQGLKIREAFVASEGKKLIGIDYSQIELRLLAHYSQDSVLVDAFKADKDIHLQTAIALFGEDEAPKKRAVAKTVNFGLLYGMGQKKLSQTLGITTKEAKEIIEKYFESFPTVKTYFRSIVDNSKEMGYIETLLKRRRYFDYETASPMFRAAYDRESVNSVFQGSASDLIKLAMNEIAKVIKKEGLDAKMLLQIHDELIFEVDAPQAQMLGEKFQNIMENIYELSIPLKASMNIGDNWGELK from the coding sequence ATGTCTAAGGTAGTTACAGTTATAGATACTTTTGGTTTTTTCTTTCGTAGTTTTTATGCACTTCCTCAGCATCTTAAAAATAAAGATGGCTTTCCAACAGGACTCCTAACAGGTTTTACAAATTTTATATCAACTTTACAAAAACAGCATGATAGTGACTATATTATCTTTGCAATAGATACTAAGGGTCCTACTTTTAGAAATGAGATAGACCCAAATTATAAAGCAAATCGTAAGCCACCGCCAGAAGAGTTAAGTATGCAACTTCCAGTTGCTATAGAGTGGATAGAAAAAATGGGTTACAAGACCTTAGGTAAAGTAGGCTTCGAAGCCGATGACATGATAGCAACAGTTGTAAAACTTGCAAAAGAAAAAGAGTATAAAGTTAGGGTGGTTTCTCACGATAAAGATCTTTACCAACTCATAGAAGATGACAAAGTAGTGGTTATAGATGCTATAAAAAGAAAAAATATGGATGAAGATGCTTGTTTTTTAAAGTACGGTATAACGCCAAAGCAGTTTATAGATTATCAGTCAATTTTAGGAGATAGTGCAGATAATGTCCCAGGTGTAAAAGGCATAGGAAAGGTTGGAGCTGAAAAACTTTTAGTTCTGTATAAGACACTTGACTCTATATATACTCATATAGATGAGATTAAACCACCAGGAGTGCAAAAGAAGCTTAAAGAGTCACATGAGTCAGCCTATATGTCAAAAGAGCTTGTAACGCTTAAAAATGATGTTTTAGATTCTATTGATTTTGAAGAGTATAAAATGGATGTTGAGAATCCATTTTTAAATATTTATGATGAACTTGTAAAGTATGAACAAAATGCTGTTCTTAGAGTAATCCATGCTAAAAATATGGTGAGTGATGAAGTTAAAACGCAAGTAAAAGCAGAAGTAGCACAAGAAACACAGAGTAAAAACTTAGAGTTCAAAGCAACTCTTGTAAGTGAAGTGTCACAGTTGCAAAAAATCTTAGATAGTTTAACTCCAGAGACTATTGTCGCTTTTGATACTGAAACAACAGGGCTTGACTATGATAAAAACTCTTTAGTTGGTTTTAGTTTTTGTTTTAATGATGAAGAAGCTTTTTATGTGCCATTCGCTCACTTCTACCTAGGAGTACCTGAACAAATTTCTAAAGAGGTTGTGGCATCTGCTATGAGAAAGATATTTAATTCTAAAGTAGTTGGGCATAACATAAAGTTTGACCTTCATTTTGTAACTAGGTTTTTAAATGAGAATGACTTAGATGTTTATGCAGATAGTATGATACTTGCATGGCTCATAAACTCAGAAAGTGCTTTAGGTCTTGACAAACTCTCAGATAAACTTTTAAATCATAAAATGGTAGCTTTTAAAGATACAGTTAAAAAAGGTGAAACTTTTGCAAGTGTAGAGCTAGAGGATGCTACTAAATATGCGGCTGAAGATGCGTATATTACACTAAAACTGTTTTATCTTTTAAATGAAAAACTAGAACTCCAAGATGCTTCGCATCTGATAGACTACTCAAAAAAAGTAGAAGTTCCTTTTATAAACACTTTACTAGATATGGAAAAAGATGGCATACGAGTTGATTCTTCTTTTTTAGAAGAGTTTTTAAAAGAGGTTAAAGTTACGCTATCTAAGTTGACCAAAGATATTTATGCTTTAGCTGGAAGTGAGTTTAATATAAATTCAACAAAACAACTAGGTGTTATACTTTTTGAGCATCTAGGACTTCCTGTTGGTAAAAAAACAAAAACAGGTTACTCTACTGATGAGAAGGTACTAAGTTCGCTAAAAGATAAACATGAGATAATTACTTCTCTTTTAGAGTATAGAGAAACATATAAACTTTACTCTACTTATATAGAGCCACTTTTAAAACTATCAGCTTTAGATAAAGACTCTAGGATTCATACTTCTTTTGTCCAAACAGGAACGGCAACAGGAAGACTAAGTTCTAAAAATCCAAATCTTCAAAATATCCCTGCTAGAACTGCTCAGGGTTTAAAGATAAGAGAAGCGTTTGTGGCATCTGAGGGTAAGAAGCTTATAGGAATTGACTATTCACAAATAGAGTTAAGACTTCTGGCTCACTACTCACAAGATAGTGTGTTAGTAGATGCTTTTAAAGCAGATAAAGACATTCACTTACAAACGGCTATTGCTCTTTTTGGAGAAGACGAAGCTCCTAAAAAAAGAGCAGTTGCTAAAACTGTAAACTTTGGACTTCTGTATGGAATGGGGCAAAAAAAACTATCACAAACTCTTGGTATAACAACAAAAGAAGCTAAAGAGATTATTGAAAAATATTTCGAGTCTTTTCCAACTGTTAAAACATACTTTCGCTCAATCGTAGATAACTCTAAAGAGATGGGCTATATTGAAACCTTACTCAAAAGAAGAAGATACTTTGACTATGAAACAGCATCTCCTATGTTTAGAGCAGCTTATGATAGAGAGTCGGTTAATAGTGTGTTTCAAGGAAGTGCAAGTGACTTAATCAAACTTGCTATGAATGAGATAGCAAAAGTTATAAAAAAGGAAGGCTTAGATGCCAAGATGCTTTTACAAATTCATGATGAACTTATCTTTGAAGTAGATGCCCCTCAGGCACAGATGCTAGGAGAGAAGTTTCAAAACATAATGGAAAATATCTATGAGTTAAGTATTCCACTTAAAGCTAGTATGAACATTGGTGATAATTGGGGTGAACTGAAATAG
- a CDS encoding HDOD domain-containing protein, whose translation MKSSILDSIKSLPPLSKTIIDINKVYADEEAGIADMAKAIEHDPMIIANLLKAANSPFYGFSKDIKNASQAVSLFGMSMTRSIALGNSVRKLLNVDMQPYGITSQQFADISTQQSALIFNWYNRLDKIKADKLYFATLLQETGKILIASDVIEDDETISFASEIGTTNNIAIVEKSYVDMSCAEVTAIIFKHWGFDSDFIEMIRYSDAPTFAPESIKEYATALHIIKTVVPVNKPFSEVSINFGLKKASDAGYNHELLEDAIDDMLDVL comes from the coding sequence ATGAAAAGCTCAATTCTCGATAGTATAAAATCACTGCCTCCACTTTCAAAAACCATAATAGATATAAATAAAGTTTACGCAGATGAAGAAGCTGGAATAGCTGATATGGCAAAAGCAATTGAGCATGACCCTATGATAATAGCAAACCTTTTAAAAGCTGCGAACTCTCCTTTTTATGGTTTTTCAAAAGATATAAAAAATGCATCTCAAGCAGTAAGCCTTTTTGGCATGAGTATGACCCGTTCTATTGCTTTGGGAAATTCTGTTCGAAAGCTTTTAAATGTTGATATGCAACCTTATGGCATCACATCTCAACAGTTTGCAGATATATCAACACAACAATCTGCACTTATTTTTAATTGGTATAATCGTTTAGATAAAATCAAAGCAGACAAACTCTATTTTGCAACACTTCTTCAAGAAACAGGAAAGATACTAATAGCTAGTGATGTTATTGAAGATGATGAAACTATAAGTTTTGCATCTGAGATAGGAACAACTAATAACATCGCTATTGTTGAGAAATCTTATGTTGATATGAGTTGTGCTGAAGTCACAGCAATTATATTTAAGCATTGGGGATTTGATAGTGATTTTATTGAGATGATTAGATACTCAGATGCCCCTACATTTGCACCCGAGTCTATAAAGGAATATGCAACAGCACTGCATATTATAAAAACAGTAGTTCCTGTAAATAAGCCATTTTCTGAGGTTTCTATAAACTTTGGACTTAAAAAAGCAAGTGATGCTGGATATAATCATGAACTTTTAGAAGATGCTATTGATGATATGTTGGATGTATTATAG
- a CDS encoding sulfite exporter TauE/SafE family protein produces METVNILTIMSIAFLGSFGHCIGMCGGIVLAYSTIKIEPQSSKVTKSVAHLLYSFGRVFTYSILGAIFGAIGGVVTFSNNANGALLIFAGIAMVLAGLSLMGKIKFLTLIEHSFSSSSIYKKAFKSVLNSKSNLSFFLLGMLNGLLPCGFVYFFAITAASTASPVYGALVMAVFGLSTVPAMFGLGFLTSLTSATSFRNMMMSLASIAVVIYGVYTIYNGYDYITRPEKTLTECHT; encoded by the coding sequence ATGGAAACTGTAAATATATTAACTATTATGAGTATAGCATTTTTAGGTTCTTTTGGTCATTGCATCGGAATGTGTGGTGGTATAGTTTTGGCATACTCAACCATAAAGATAGAACCACAAAGCTCTAAAGTGACAAAAAGTGTAGCACATCTACTCTACTCTTTTGGTAGAGTTTTTACATACTCTATTTTAGGTGCAATTTTTGGTGCCATAGGTGGAGTAGTTACTTTTAGTAATAATGCAAATGGAGCTTTACTAATTTTTGCGGGAATTGCAATGGTTTTAGCTGGTTTGTCCTTGATGGGAAAAATAAAGTTCTTAACTCTTATAGAGCATTCTTTTTCATCTTCTTCTATTTATAAAAAAGCTTTTAAAAGCGTACTAAACTCCAAATCAAATCTAAGTTTCTTTTTACTTGGAATGTTAAACGGCTTACTTCCTTGTGGTTTTGTTTACTTTTTCGCTATAACTGCGGCTAGTACAGCAAGTCCAGTCTATGGTGCATTAGTTATGGCGGTATTTGGACTAAGCACAGTTCCTGCTATGTTTGGCTTGGGTTTTTTAACCTCTCTTACTTCTGCAACAAGTTTTAGAAATATGATGATGTCTTTGGCATCTATTGCTGTGGTTATATATGGTGTTTATACAATTTATAATGGTTACGACTACATTACAAGACCTGAAAAAACATTAACAGAGTGTCATACTTAA
- a CDS encoding HD domain-containing protein, which translates to MKNIKNKMLSKTFLISLLFRQNKWHQHGVFLHTLRVVYYALKAKDYKLIGGAFLHDIGKPFVAYDKHDDEVPFFEYSFTDHEETSYQLIKNWFFLSDYTKQIVRYHYLIRDMDWSQHENQTRYKSKKTIWDNLDSEMQDDLARFLVYDDLGKGKRRI; encoded by the coding sequence ATGAAAAATATAAAAAATAAAATGTTATCAAAAACTTTTTTAATTTCGTTACTCTTTAGACAAAATAAATGGCACCAACACGGTGTTTTTTTACACACCTTAAGAGTTGTATACTATGCTTTAAAGGCAAAAGACTATAAGCTTATTGGTGGAGCATTTCTTCACGATATTGGAAAACCATTTGTAGCATATGATAAGCATGATGATGAGGTGCCTTTTTTTGAGTATAGTTTTACAGACCATGAGGAAACCTCTTATCAACTTATAAAAAATTGGTTTTTTTTAAGTGACTATACGAAACAGATAGTTCGTTATCACTATCTTATAAGAGATATGGACTGGAGTCAACATGAAAATCAAACAAGATATAAAAGTAAAAAAACAATTTGGGATAATCTTGATAGTGAAATGCAAGATGATTTAGCAAGATTTCTTGTTTATGATGATTTAGGCAAAGGTAAAAGAAGAATTTAA
- a CDS encoding tyrosine-type recombinase/integrase codes for MMSISHLSNELEAFLEYISVTRALSKKTVEAYRSDLLQIEEATCASLIKLNQDSVLSVLAKYKNKRTLNRKLSTLNAFFDFCYKSQFKDEQIKYRFAKIPKLLPKFLSYKDIQNALKYIDRSSWLGLRDYALILFLFASGTRISECLALRGEDIEEGWLHIRHAKGEKERVVPVAKVAVDAIRVYMEKRESDSEYIWCNYKGDSLSRISAYKITKKYLQVSPHVIRHSYATSLIRGGADLRVVQELLGHVSLMTTQIYTHVQKQDLKETVEVCHPLA; via the coding sequence ATGATGAGTATATCTCATTTGAGTAATGAGCTAGAAGCTTTTTTAGAATACATTAGCGTAACAAGAGCACTTAGTAAAAAAACTGTAGAAGCTTACCGAAGTGACTTGTTACAAATTGAAGAAGCGACTTGCGCTTCTTTAATAAAGCTAAATCAAGATAGTGTTCTAAGTGTTCTTGCAAAGTATAAGAATAAAAGAACCCTAAATAGAAAACTATCTACACTAAATGCTTTTTTTGATTTTTGTTATAAAAGTCAGTTTAAAGATGAGCAAATAAAATATAGATTTGCGAAAATACCAAAACTTCTTCCTAAATTTTTATCATATAAAGATATACAAAATGCTTTAAAATACATAGACAGAAGTAGTTGGCTAGGGCTTCGTGATTATGCTTTAATATTGTTCTTGTTTGCTAGTGGAACAAGAATTAGTGAGTGTTTGGCTTTGAGAGGTGAAGACATAGAAGAAGGTTGGTTACATATAAGACATGCAAAGGGTGAAAAGGAGCGTGTAGTTCCCGTTGCTAAAGTAGCAGTAGATGCTATTAGAGTATATATGGAAAAAAGAGAGTCAGATAGTGAGTATATTTGGTGTAATTATAAAGGAGATAGTTTAAGCCGTATATCTGCTTATAAGATAACTAAAAAATATTTACAAGTTTCACCTCATGTTATTCGTCATTCGTATGCTACATCACTTATACGAGGTGGAGCAGATTTAAGAGTTGTACAGGAGTTGTTAGGTCATGTATCACTGATGACAACACAAATATATACGCATGTTCAAAAGCAAGACTTAAAGGAAACTGTGGAAGTTTGCCATCCGTTGGCATAA
- the gatC gene encoding Asp-tRNA(Asn)/Glu-tRNA(Gln) amidotransferase subunit GatC, which yields MQVDDALLTKLEKLSFLKVSDNKRESIITQLSEIMSFVDNLSELDTDGVDDKFAMNNNATFTREDLISCKTSVNDDIIKNAPLSGDHFFIVPKIIE from the coding sequence ATGCAAGTAGACGACGCATTACTAACAAAACTAGAAAAACTATCTTTTTTAAAAGTTTCAGATAACAAAAGAGAATCAATAATTACGCAACTTTCAGAAATAATGAGTTTTGTAGATAACTTAAGCGAGTTAGACACTGATGGTGTTGATGATAAGTTCGCTATGAACAATAACGCAACATTTACAAGAGAAGACTTAATATCTTGTAAAACTAGCGTAAATGACGACATTATAAAAAATGCACCTCTTAGTGGTGACCACTTTTTTATAGTACCAAAAATCATAGAATAA
- a CDS encoding type IV pilus twitching motility protein PilT codes for MSEKMKKAVDIKKLLKSVLAYGSSDLHLVVGSEPQIRIDKELRPLNLAVLSAKDIEGMAYALIEDKQKKIFEDINELDFSFELQDIGRFRANYYRTIGGIACAFRMIPIDIPTLDEYGNPPIFKELIKKEKGLILVTGPTGSGKSTTLASMLHEINMTERRHVITVEDPVEFVHKNIKSLFSQRDVGNDTASFASALKFALRQDPDIILIGEMRDAETIGAALTAAETGHLVFGTLHTNSAPGTINRIIDVFDGEEQAQIRAQLASSLVAVVSQTLIPRVGGGKVATQEILITNPAIQNQIREDKVHQLYSQMQLNQNETHMSTQTQELIELLQKRTITKENAIKNSNRPEELIKMIEGL; via the coding sequence ATGAGTGAAAAAATGAAAAAAGCAGTTGACATAAAAAAACTCCTAAAGAGTGTTTTAGCCTACGGTTCGAGTGATTTACACCTTGTTGTTGGAAGTGAACCACAAATTAGAATAGATAAAGAACTACGCCCACTTAATCTTGCTGTATTAAGTGCAAAAGATATTGAAGGAATGGCTTACGCACTTATAGAAGATAAACAAAAGAAAATTTTTGAAGATATAAACGAACTTGATTTTTCATTTGAGTTACAAGATATAGGTCGTTTTCGTGCTAATTACTACCGTACTATTGGTGGGATTGCTTGTGCTTTTCGTATGATTCCTATTGATATACCAACGCTTGATGAATATGGAAATCCTCCAATTTTTAAAGAACTTATAAAAAAAGAAAAAGGTCTTATTCTGGTTACTGGTCCAACAGGAAGTGGTAAATCAACCACATTAGCATCTATGCTTCATGAGATAAATATGACAGAAAGAAGACATGTTATTACAGTTGAAGACCCAGTTGAGTTTGTTCATAAAAATATAAAATCTCTTTTCTCACAAAGAGATGTCGGGAATGATACTGCTTCATTTGCATCTGCACTTAAATTTGCCCTGAGACAAGATCCAGATATCATACTAATTGGGGAAATGCGAGATGCTGAAACTATTGGAGCAGCATTAACAGCGGCAGAGACAGGTCACTTGGTGTTTGGAACACTCCATACTAACTCTGCACCTGGAACTATTAACCGTATTATAGATGTTTTTGATGGAGAAGAGCAAGCTCAAATTAGAGCGCAATTAGCTTCTTCACTTGTAGCAGTTGTCTCTCAAACATTAATACCTCGTGTTGGTGGTGGTAAAGTTGCAACACAAGAGATTTTAATAACAAACCCTGCTATCCAAAATCAGATTAGAGAAGACAAGGTTCATCAACTATACTCTCAAATGCAACTAAATCAAAATGAGACTCACATGTCTACGCAAACGCAAGAATTAATAGAGTTACTTCAAAAAAGAACAATTACAAAAGAAAATGCTATTAAAAATTCAAACAGACCTGAAGAGCTTATTAAAATGATAGAAGGGTTATAG
- a CDS encoding TonB-dependent receptor → MKKRVYLSVICALAINVAASDLGTIQVESSTIDDKFDTKKFNVSSTATMSAKEVESFHAENIADVLNTIPGVTVRKNEGDSNKIHIRGIATEMYMGEKPGVAIVIDGVPVQERAGSVNIDIDNIESIKVLKGGASYLYGNDAIAGAIIITTTRPKNKNQGFATAEIGSYGYQKYLASYNMGKENFAANVQASYKKSDGYWEDSDYSIKSINSKFQYYIDDSSDLTIGADKTLRYENDTGSITYATYNGTTGVYTNNVNDNPKSVGQVGYSTKNDIDLTKLFLTYSKNFDNGSNLMAQIYHYEDRTINDSSPIDSNGDGIRDEHKSKVDKSTIQRGLKSEYRMDGTTLASMLGVDIARNEETSKSKYRIEYTDTRPPFTVHPIDEVTRNTEGKEDINAIYGEFKYVFTKDFTTTLNARYDNINYDYKNILTSNDWRTNFNESSYRIGATYKLADKQVLYASVSTGFRVPTLSQLYAGDMSTSSYPGTYANNTDIDTEKTYNYEIGLRQKSGLLSYELSIFQLDRKNVIGRSSGNYASTKGVDVYYDNMADVQNRGLELSIKSDKQKDFSFLLNYTYLHSEYTRYDRYTHILNEGGTANGTDQNGDGDFRDDYVEGVYNLAGNRVPRTSEHTIFLEANYRPLKGLLLTADINYRSNQNADEMNEIKVDGYSIVNLRAKYNLKVSGLDIEIFAKVENIFDKQYYMMPRVTGDRNDDGLYDVRDMGLTVNPGRTLLAGLSAKF, encoded by the coding sequence ATGAAAAAAAGAGTTTATCTATCGGTTATCTGTGCGCTTGCAATTAATGTAGCGGCTTCAGATTTAGGAACAATACAGGTTGAATCATCAACAATTGATGATAAATTTGATACAAAAAAGTTCAATGTATCAAGTACAGCAACAATGAGTGCTAAAGAAGTTGAGTCTTTCCATGCAGAAAATATTGCTGATGTTTTAAACACTATTCCAGGTGTTACTGTAAGAAAAAATGAGGGTGATTCGAACAAGATTCACATTAGAGGTATCGCAACTGAGATGTATATGGGAGAAAAACCTGGTGTAGCAATCGTAATCGATGGTGTACCTGTTCAAGAGAGAGCTGGAAGTGTTAATATTGATATTGATAATATTGAATCAATCAAAGTATTAAAAGGTGGAGCTTCATATCTATATGGTAATGATGCTATTGCTGGTGCAATTATTATTACTACAACAAGACCTAAAAATAAGAACCAAGGTTTCGCTACTGCAGAAATAGGAAGTTATGGATATCAAAAATATTTAGCTTCATATAATATGGGTAAAGAAAATTTTGCAGCAAATGTTCAAGCAAGTTATAAAAAGAGTGATGGTTACTGGGAAGATTCAGATTACTCTATTAAATCTATAAATAGTAAATTTCAATACTATATAGATGATAGTAGTGATTTAACAATTGGTGCAGATAAGACCTTAAGATATGAAAATGATACAGGGTCAATAACATATGCTACTTATAATGGAACTACTGGTGTATATACAAATAATGTCAATGATAATCCAAAAAGTGTTGGTCAAGTTGGTTATTCAACTAAAAATGACATTGATTTAACAAAATTATTTTTAACATACTCTAAAAATTTTGATAATGGCTCAAACTTAATGGCTCAAATCTATCACTATGAAGATAGAACTATTAATGATAGTAGCCCAATTGACAGTAATGGCGATGGTATAAGAGATGAGCATAAATCAAAAGTCGATAAAAGTACAATTCAAAGAGGTTTAAAATCTGAGTATAGAATGGATGGTACTACATTGGCTTCTATGCTAGGAGTTGATATAGCTAGAAATGAAGAAACATCAAAAAGTAAATATAGAATTGAATATACAGATACAAGACCTCCTTTCACTGTTCATCCTATTGATGAAGTTACTCGTAATACAGAAGGTAAAGAAGATATCAATGCAATATATGGTGAGTTTAAGTATGTATTTACAAAAGATTTTACTACTACACTAAATGCCAGATATGATAATATAAATTATGATTATAAAAATATATTAACTTCTAATGATTGGAGGACTAATTTTAATGAGAGTTCATATAGAATTGGTGCTACTTATAAACTTGCAGATAAACAAGTGTTGTATGCTAGTGTATCAACAGGATTTAGAGTGCCAACACTGTCGCAATTATATGCAGGTGATATGTCAACATCATCTTACCCTGGAACATACGCCAATAACACAGATATTGATACTGAAAAAACATATAACTATGAAATTGGACTTAGACAAAAAAGTGGTTTACTATCTTATGAATTATCTATTTTTCAACTTGACAGAAAAAATGTTATCGGTAGAAGTAGTGGTAACTACGCATCTACCAAAGGTGTGGATGTATATTATGACAACATGGCTGATGTTCAAAACAGAGGATTAGAGCTTAGTATAAAAAGTGATAAACAAAAAGATTTTTCATTTTTACTTAACTACACATACTTACATTCTGAATATACTAGATATGACAGATATACACATATTCTAAATGAGGGTGGCACTGCAAACGGTACTGACCAAAATGGTGATGGTGATTTTAGAGATGATTATGTTGAAGGTGTTTATAATCTGGCTGGTAACAGAGTACCAAGAACATCAGAACATACAATCTTCCTGGAGGCTAATTATAGACCATTGAAAGGTTTACTGCTTACAGCTGACATAAACTATAGATCAAACCAAAATGCAGATGAGATGAATGAAATAAAAGTTGATGGATATTCGATTGTTAATCTAAGAGCTAAATATAATCTTAAAGTATCAGGTTTAGATATAGAAATATTTGCAAAAGTTGAAAATATTTTTGATAAACAATATTATATGATGCCTCGTGTTACTGGTGATAGAAATGATGATGGACTATACGATGTAAGAGATATGGGATTGACTGTTAACCCTGGTAGAACTTTACTTGCTGGTCTTTCTGCAAAATTCTAA
- the exbB gene encoding TonB-system energizer ExbB produces MNIELIKDIVDYGVIGLLGVMSFMTFWFWVERILFFRGVDVNSFETKEELEIELTNNINIISTFGSNAPYIGLLGTVFGIIITFYSMGQGSDLDAKTIMTSLALALKATAMGLIVAIPAIVFYNHLARKIEVVLAYWDIKEKRKLAN; encoded by the coding sequence ATGAACATAGAACTAATAAAAGATATTGTTGACTACGGTGTTATCGGCCTTCTAGGAGTTATGAGTTTCATGACTTTTTGGTTTTGGGTTGAAAGGATTCTTTTTTTTAGAGGAGTAGATGTAAACAGCTTCGAGACAAAAGAAGAGCTTGAAATTGAACTTACTAACAATATCAACATTATCTCAACTTTTGGTTCTAATGCACCATATATTGGACTACTTGGTACAGTATTTGGAATTATCATAACTTTTTACTCTATGGGACAAGGCAGTGACTTGGATGCCAAGACAATAATGACATCTTTAGCTCTTGCTCTAAAAGCTACTGCTATGGGACTTATAGTAGCAATTCCAGCCATAGTGTTTTATAACCATTTAGCTAGAAAAATTGAAGTTGTTCTAGCTTATTGGGATATAAAAGAAAAGAGAAAACTTGCAAATTAA